A region from the Candidatus Tenderia electrophaga genome encodes:
- a CDS encoding molecular chaperone GroES, whose protein sequence is MNIRPLHDRVVIRRMEEERTTAAGIVIPDSAAEKPQRGEVIAVGNGKILDNGEKRALDVKVGDKVLFGKYAGTDIKVEGEDLLVMREDDLVGVIEG, encoded by the coding sequence ATGAATATTCGTCCTTTGCACGATCGTGTCGTAATTCGTCGTATGGAAGAGGAGCGTACCACCGCTGCCGGGATCGTAATCCCCGATTCGGCCGCCGAAAAGCCCCAGCGCGGCGAAGTGATCGCCGTGGGCAACGGCAAGATCCTGGATAATGGTGAAAAGCGCGCCCTCGACGTCAAGGTGGGTGACAAGGTGCTGTTCGGCAAATACGCCGGCACCGACATCAAGGTCGAAGGCGAAGACCTGCTGGTGATGCGCGAAGACGACCTGGTCGGTGTCATTGAGGGCTGA
- the groEL gene encoding molecular chaperone GroEL (60 kDa chaperone family; promotes refolding of misfolded polypeptides especially under stressful conditions; forms two stacked rings of heptamers to form a barrel-shaped 14mer; ends can be capped by GroES; misfolded proteins enter the barrel where they are refolded when GroES binds; many bacteria have multiple copies of the groEL gene which are active under different environmental conditions; the B.japonicum protein in this cluster is expressed constitutively; in Rhodobacter, Corynebacterium and Rhizobium this protein is essential for growth), giving the protein MAAKEVQFGTGARQRMAEGVNILANAVKVTLGPKGRNVVLDKAFGAPTITKDGVSVAKEIELEDKFENMGAQMVKEVSSQTSDIAGDGTTTATVLAQSILTEGLKAVAAGMNPMDLKRGIDKAVIAAVEELRKLSKPCADAKAIAQVGTISANADEEIGQIIAGAMDKVGKEGVITVEEGTGLQNELDVVEGMQFDRGYLSPYFITNQQSMTAEHEDPFILITDKKISNIRELLPLLENVAKAGKPLVIIAEDVEGEALATLVVNSMRGIVKVAAVKAPGFGDRRKAMLQDIAILTGGTVISEEVGLSLEGATLDDLGSAKKVQISKDETTVIDGAGANKEIEARVSQIRAQLEETSSEYDREKLQERVAKLAGGVAVIKVGASTEIEMKEKKARVEDALHATRAAVEEGVVPGGGVALVRAIQGIKALTGDNHDQDVGINIARRAMEEPLRQIVANSGDEPSVVINKVTEGKAAYGYNAATGEYGDMIEMGILDPTKVTRTALQNAGSIAGLMITTEAMVAELPKEEGAPAMPDMGGMGGMGGMM; this is encoded by the coding sequence ATGGCAGCAAAAGAAGTTCAATTCGGTACCGGTGCGCGTCAGCGCATGGCGGAAGGCGTCAATATCCTGGCCAACGCGGTCAAGGTCACCTTGGGCCCCAAAGGCCGCAACGTAGTGCTCGATAAGGCCTTCGGCGCCCCCACCATCACGAAGGACGGCGTCTCCGTGGCCAAGGAAATCGAGCTGGAAGACAAGTTCGAGAACATGGGCGCGCAAATGGTTAAAGAGGTCTCCTCCCAGACCTCCGATATCGCCGGCGACGGTACCACCACCGCCACCGTGCTGGCGCAGAGCATTCTCACCGAGGGTTTAAAGGCGGTCGCCGCCGGCATGAACCCCATGGATCTGAAGCGCGGCATCGACAAGGCCGTGATCGCCGCCGTTGAGGAGCTGCGCAAACTGTCCAAGCCCTGCGCCGACGCCAAGGCCATTGCCCAGGTCGGCACCATCTCGGCCAACGCCGATGAAGAGATCGGTCAGATCATCGCCGGGGCCATGGACAAGGTCGGCAAAGAAGGCGTCATCACCGTCGAGGAAGGCACCGGCCTGCAGAACGAGCTGGACGTCGTCGAAGGGATGCAGTTTGACCGCGGCTATCTGTCACCCTATTTCATCACCAACCAGCAGAGCATGACCGCCGAGCACGAGGATCCCTTCATCCTGATCACGGACAAGAAGATCTCCAACATCCGCGAGCTGCTGCCGCTGCTGGAAAACGTGGCCAAGGCCGGCAAGCCGCTGGTGATCATCGCCGAGGACGTGGAAGGCGAGGCCCTGGCCACCCTGGTGGTCAACAGCATGCGCGGCATCGTCAAGGTGGCCGCGGTCAAGGCGCCCGGTTTCGGCGACCGCCGCAAGGCCATGCTGCAGGACATCGCCATTCTCACCGGTGGCACCGTGATCTCGGAAGAGGTCGGCCTGTCGCTGGAAGGCGCCACTCTGGATGATCTGGGCAGCGCCAAGAAGGTACAGATCAGCAAGGACGAGACCACCGTCATCGACGGCGCCGGTGCCAACAAGGAGATCGAGGCCCGCGTCAGTCAGATCCGCGCCCAGCTGGAAGAGACCTCGTCCGAGTATGACCGCGAAAAGCTGCAGGAGCGTGTCGCCAAGCTGGCCGGCGGTGTGGCCGTGATCAAGGTGGGTGCCTCTACCGAGATAGAAATGAAGGAGAAAAAGGCCCGCGTCGAGGATGCCCTGCACGCCACCCGCGCCGCGGTCGAGGAAGGCGTGGTGCCCGGCGGCGGCGTCGCCCTGGTGCGCGCCATACAGGGCATCAAGGCATTAACCGGCGACAACCACGACCAGGACGTGGGCATCAACATCGCCCGCCGCGCCATGGAAGAGCCGCTGCGCCAGATCGTCGCCAACTCCGGTGACGAGCCCTCCGTGGTCATCAATAAGGTGACCGAGGGTAAGGCTGCCTACGGTTATAACGCCGCGACCGGTGAATACGGCGACATGATCGAAATGGGTATCTTGGATCCCACCAAGGTCACCCGCACGGCGCTGCAGAACGCCGGCTCCATCGCCGGCCTGATGATCACCACCGAGGCCATGGTGGCCGAACTGCCCAAGGAAGAGGGGGCGCCGGCCATGCCTGATATGGGCGGCATGGGTGGCATGGGCGGCATGATGTAG
- a CDS encoding RNA polymerase subunit sigma-70 has translation MSREQQESQIKLLIAKGKEQGYLTYREVNDHLPDEIVDPEQIEDIINMINDMGIPVHEIAPDADSLILSDNAVTDDEAAEEAAATLATVDSEFGRTTDPVRMYMREMGTVELLTREGEIKIAKRIEDGLNQVYRALASFPNSIALLLEGYAQVEKGEARLADYVRGFSDPDDNGELPVAGASNTSNNDDDSDDNTTDNGPDPEEVRARMDKLTKLYTKHHNALKKHGIGAPKVKALQDEMAEIFLDFKLSPQLTDALVTNLRGIIDEIRGHERIIMDICVNEAHMPRKEFITSFPDNETNLDWFDQQIDSKEGYAKILQEHEDEIRSAQQKLVGIQEICSLSITAIKDINRMISIGEAKARRAKKEMVEANLRLVISIAKKYTNRGLQFLDLIQEGNIGLMKAVDKFEYRRGYKFSTYATWWIRQAITRSIADQARTIRIPVHMIETINKLNRISRQMLQEMGREATPEELAERMEMPEDKIRKVLKIAKEPISMETPIGDDEDSSLGDFIEDTSVLAPPDSATFEGLKEATTDVLESLTAREAKVLRMRFGIDMNTDHTLEEVGKQFDVTRERIRQIEAKALRKLRHPSRSETLRSFLQD, from the coding sequence ATGAGTCGCGAGCAACAGGAATCACAGATCAAACTCCTCATCGCCAAAGGCAAGGAGCAAGGGTATCTGACCTATCGTGAGGTCAATGACCATCTACCCGATGAGATCGTCGATCCTGAACAAATCGAAGATATCATTAACATGATCAATGACATGGGCATCCCTGTCCATGAAATCGCGCCTGATGCCGACAGCCTCATCCTGTCCGACAACGCCGTTACCGACGACGAAGCCGCGGAAGAGGCCGCCGCCACCCTGGCCACCGTCGACAGCGAATTCGGCCGCACCACCGACCCCGTGCGCATGTATATGCGCGAAATGGGCACCGTCGAACTCCTCACCCGCGAGGGCGAAATCAAGATCGCCAAGCGTATCGAAGACGGCCTCAACCAGGTCTATCGCGCCCTGGCCAGTTTCCCCAACAGCATCGCCCTGCTGCTGGAAGGCTATGCCCAAGTCGAAAAGGGCGAAGCGCGCCTGGCCGATTATGTGCGTGGTTTCAGCGACCCCGATGATAACGGCGAACTGCCCGTGGCCGGGGCCAGCAATACCAGCAACAACGATGACGACTCGGACGATAACACCACCGACAACGGCCCGGACCCGGAAGAAGTCCGCGCCCGCATGGACAAGCTCACCAAGCTTTATACCAAGCATCACAACGCCTTAAAAAAACATGGCATCGGCGCCCCCAAGGTCAAGGCCCTGCAAGACGAAATGGCCGAGATCTTTCTCGACTTCAAACTTTCGCCCCAGCTCACTGATGCCTTGGTCACCAATCTGCGCGGTATTATCGATGAGATTCGTGGCCACGAACGCATTATCATGGACATCTGTGTCAACGAAGCGCACATGCCACGCAAGGAATTCATCACCTCCTTCCCGGACAACGAGACCAACCTGGACTGGTTCGATCAGCAGATCGATTCCAAAGAAGGATATGCCAAGATCCTGCAGGAGCATGAAGACGAAATCCGCAGCGCCCAGCAAAAACTGGTCGGCATCCAGGAGATCTGCAGCCTCAGCATCACCGCCATCAAAGACATCAACCGCATGATCTCTATCGGTGAAGCCAAAGCCCGCCGCGCCAAGAAAGAGATGGTCGAGGCCAACCTGCGTCTGGTCATCTCGATCGCCAAGAAATATACTAACCGCGGCCTGCAATTCCTCGACCTGATCCAGGAAGGCAACATCGGCCTGATGAAGGCGGTGGATAAATTCGAATACCGCCGCGGCTACAAGTTCTCCACCTACGCCACCTGGTGGATTCGCCAGGCCATCACCCGCTCCATCGCCGACCAGGCACGCACCATCCGTATCCCGGTGCATATGATCGAGACCATCAACAAGCTCAACCGCATCTCGCGCCAGATGCTGCAGGAGATGGGCCGCGAAGCCACCCCCGAAGAACTGGCCGAACGCATGGAAATGCCGGAAGACAAAATCCGCAAGGTGCTCAAGATCGCCAAGGAACCGATCTCCATGGAGACCCCCATCGGTGATGACGAAGACTCATCCCTGGGTGACTTCATCGAGGACACCAGCGTCTTGGCGCCGCCGGATTCGGCCACTTTCGAAGGCCTCAAGGAAGCCACCACCGACGTCCTGGAAAGCCTCACCGCCCGAGAAGCCAAGGTGCTACGCATGCGCTTCGGCATCGACATGAACACCGACCACACCCTGGAAGAGGTGGGCAAGCAGTTCGACGTCACGCGCGAACGCATTCGCCAGATCGAAGCCAAAGCCCTGCGCAAACTGCGTCACCCCAGCCGCTCGGAAACACTGCGCAGCTTCTTACAAGACTGA
- a CDS encoding glutamyl-tRNA amidotransferase, whose translation MPALKDRIQDDMKSAMRAKDKARLGTIRLILAAIKQKEIDERISLDDDQVLALLEKMVKQRRDSIKHYQDAGRQELADKEQEEIVILQAYLPEQMDSAKLEAVIAEVIAATGASGPQDMGKVMGVLKPRIQGRADMGQASQLVKSKLSSV comes from the coding sequence ATGCCCGCCTTGAAAGACCGCATCCAGGACGACATGAAAAGCGCCATGCGTGCCAAAGACAAGGCGCGTCTGGGCACTATTCGTCTGATCCTCGCCGCCATCAAGCAGAAAGAGATCGACGAGCGCATCAGCCTGGATGACGACCAAGTGCTGGCGCTACTGGAAAAGATGGTCAAACAGCGGCGCGACTCAATCAAACACTACCAAGACGCCGGCCGCCAAGAACTGGCGGACAAGGAACAGGAAGAGATCGTCATCCTGCAGGCGTACCTGCCTGAACAGATGGACAGCGCCAAACTCGAGGCCGTCATTGCCGAAGTCATCGCCGCCACCGGCGCCAGCGGCCCGCAAGACATGGGCAAGGTGATGGGCGTTCTGAAGCCCCGCATCCAAGGCCGCGCCGACATGGGCCAGGCCAGCCAACTGGTCAAAAGCAAGCTCAGTTCTGTTTAA
- the rpsU gene encoding 30S ribosomal protein S21 (a small basic protein that is one of the last in the subunit assembly; omission does not prevent assembly but the subunit is inactive; binds central domain of 16S rRNA) gives MPSVRVRENEPFEIALRRFKRTCEKAGVLSEIRRREFYEKPTETRKRKAAAAVKRQHKKLMREHSNRKRLY, from the coding sequence ATGCCATCGGTACGCGTTAGAGAAAACGAGCCCTTCGAAATCGCCCTGCGCCGCTTCAAGCGCACCTGCGAAAAGGCTGGCGTCCTATCTGAAATTCGCCGCCGCGAATTCTATGAAAAACCCACCGAGACCCGTAAGCGCAAAGCCGCCGCCGCGGTCAAGCGCCAGCACAAAAAACTGATGCGCGAACACTCCAATCGCAAGCGTTTGTACTAA
- the moaC gene encoding cyclic pyranopterin monophosphate synthase accessory protein (MoaC; along with MoaA is involved in conversion of a guanosine derivative into molybdopterin precursor Z; involved in molybdenum cofactor biosynthesis) produces MSELTHFNASGEAYMVDVGEKSETQREAIAEGRIFMEPETLEKIVQGDHKKGDVLGIARVAGIMGAKKTPDLVPLCHPIMLTNVELDLTPEPEKNAVYCQAKVRCKGQTGVEMEAITAVQVALLVIYDMCKAVDRGMVMGGIGLLAKSGGKSGTWRRSA; encoded by the coding sequence ATGAGTGAGTTGACCCATTTCAATGCTTCGGGCGAGGCCTACATGGTTGATGTTGGCGAGAAGTCCGAAACACAACGCGAAGCGATCGCAGAGGGGCGCATTTTTATGGAGCCCGAGACGCTGGAAAAGATTGTTCAGGGGGATCACAAGAAGGGCGACGTTTTGGGGATCGCGCGCGTGGCGGGAATTATGGGTGCAAAAAAAACACCAGATTTGGTGCCGCTGTGCCACCCGATTATGCTCACCAACGTAGAGTTGGACTTGACTCCAGAGCCGGAAAAGAACGCCGTGTATTGCCAAGCGAAGGTGCGCTGTAAAGGCCAAACAGGCGTCGAGATGGAGGCGATTACAGCTGTCCAGGTGGCATTGTTGGTTATCTATGATATGTGCAAGGCGGTTGACCGCGGTATGGTGATGGGCGGCATTGGCCTGTTGGCAAAATCAGGCGGTAAATCGGGCACATGGCGTCGTAGCGCATAA
- a CDS encoding molybdopterin synthase sulfur carrier subunit codes for MNITVRYFASMRDKMGRAEETLTIDGDTVSVADVWAKVAAGQLIPDSTLIAVNMEYTDADAVLKDGDELAFFPPVTGG; via the coding sequence ATGAATATTACAGTAAGGTATTTTGCCAGCATGCGCGACAAGATGGGGCGTGCTGAAGAAACCCTGACGATAGACGGCGATACCGTATCGGTGGCGGATGTATGGGCCAAAGTGGCTGCCGGCCAGCTGATCCCCGACAGCACCCTTATCGCTGTTAACATGGAATATACGGATGCAGATGCCGTGCTCAAAGATGGTGACGAACTGGCGTTTTTTCCGCCTGTAACTGGAGGTTGA